One segment of Panicum virgatum strain AP13 chromosome 3K, P.virgatum_v5, whole genome shotgun sequence DNA contains the following:
- the LOC120700916 gene encoding LOW QUALITY PROTEIN: photosystem I P700 chlorophyll a apoprotein A2-like (The sequence of the model RefSeq protein was modified relative to this genomic sequence to represent the inferred CDS: substituted 2 bases at 2 genomic stop codons) encodes HAVNENSNSLFLTIGPGDFLVHHAIALGLHTTTLILVKGALDARDSKLMPDKKEFGYSFPCDGPRRSGTFDISAWDTFYLAVFWMLNTIGWVTFYWHWKHITLWKDNVSQFNESSTYLMGWLKDYLWLNSSQLINGYNPFGMNILSVWAWMFLFGHLVWATGFMFLISXRGYXQELIETLAWAHERTPLANLIRRRDKLVALSIVQARLVGLAHFSVGYIHFLLQGVPVPPIGGYKWLYMAIDKFKKWPEPIAVVKANKNSVLKFIKDLVAQFGAPNRIITDNRTTTRNLLIHDEFFVTFTEVVINR; translated from the exons CATGCTGTTAATGAGAATAGTAATTCGCTTTTCTTAACAATAGGACCCGGAGATTTCTTGGTTCACCATGCTATTGCTCTAGGTTTGCATACAACTACACTAATTTTAGTAAAGGGTGCTTTAGATGCACGCGATTCCAAATTAATGCCGGATAAAAAAGAATTCGGATATAGTTTTCCTTGCGACGGCCCTAGGCGCAGTGGTACTTTTGATATTTCTGCTTGGGACACATTTTATTTGGCAGTTTTCTGGATGTTAAATACCATTGGATGGGT TACTTTTTATTGGCATTGGAAACACATAACATTATGGAAGGACAACGTTTCACAATTTAATGAATCCTCCACTTATTTGATGGGATGGTTAAAAGATTACCTATGGTTGAACTCTTCACAACTTATCAATGGATATAATCCTTTTGGGATGAATATTTTATCAGTATGGGCTTGGATGTTCTTATTTGGACATCTTGTTTGGGCTACTGGATTTATGTTCTTAATTTCCTAGCGTGGATATTGACAGGAATTAATCGAGACTTTAGCATGGGCTCATGAACGCACACCTTTGGCTAATTTAATTCGTAGGAGAGATAAGCTTGTGGCTCTTTCCATTGTGCAAGCAAGATTGGTTGGATTAGCCCACTTTTCCGTGGGTTATATTCACTTTTTGCTGCAGGGCGTGCCAGTTCCAC CCATCGGGGGTTACAAATGGTTGTACATGGCGATCGACAAGTTCAAGAAGTGGCCAGAGCCAATAGCAGTCGTGAAGGCCAACAAAAACTCGGTGCTCAAGTTCATCAAAGACCTGGTGGCACAGTTTGGTGCTCCGAACAgaatcatcaccgacaacagaACCACTACAAGAAATCTTTTAATCCATGACGAATTTTTTGTGACATTTACGGAAGTCGTCATAAATAGATAG